The genome window AATACTTTTCGTTTACTTAATCTTCTATTCTTCCAGTTGTAATAACCAGACCTAGAGACTTCTAAAGTCTTGCACATTTTCACCACTTTAAAATATAATACGTTATCTTTAATGAATTGATACTTATCTATTTTTGTTGTGGGTCTCTTGTGAAAATGCCTATTGACTTTTTTAAAATTAAATTCTCAGCTTCTAATTGCTGGATTCTCTTTTCTTTTTCAATAAGTAAACTTTCATAATCTTTCTTCCCCTTTTTATTGGGCTTAATTTCTTGTTTCACTTCAGCCATATATTTCGTTCTCCAACCTCTAAGGGTAGATTCTGGTATTCCTAATTCTTTGGCAGTAAAATTACACCTACATCCATTTTCCAAATACCGTTTCAGTGATTGGATTTTGAACTCATGAGGGTAGTCTTTGGGTCCTTGATACATTTGTTTCTCCTTAGCGAAGAACCATTTTTTCTGTCCAGTTTTTTGGGGGAATACCAGCCGTTCGGGAAAGCCGAGTCTCCAAAGGAGACGTTGGCGTTGGCACGAGATTGCGGTGAGCAAAG of Leptospira sp. GIMC2001 contains these proteins:
- a CDS encoding transposase, with product MVAELQTHSGVTAIALFALLTAISCQRQRLLWRLGFPERLVFPQKTGQKKWFFAKEKQMYQGPKDYPHEFKIQSLKRYLENGCRCNFTAKELGIPESTLRGWRTKYMAEVKQEIKPNKKGKKDYESLLIEKEKRIQQLEAENLILKKSIGIFTRDPQQK